ATTGACCTCTAGCCGTTCTCGGTGTCGGAATGTTAATGACTATTGCATTTCGGTTACATCCTTCCTCCAGGGTCAAAACACCTCAAACTACCGTGATACGATGCTCTTCGTAGCATTGTAGCGATGGGGAGACCACGTCCTTTGTCACTTCGGGTTGCAGTTGTTGGATCGGGTCCGGCTGGCTCCTCAGCAGCCGAGACGCTAGCCAAAGCAGGTATTGAAACCTATCTCTTCGAGCGCAAGTTAGACAATGCCAAGCCCTGTGGTGGGGCCATTCCCCTCTGCATGGTGGACGAGTTTGACTTGCCCCCTGAGATTATCGATCGGCGGGTGCGCAAGATGAAGATGATCTCGCCCTCCAATATTGAGGTGAATATCGGTAGCACCCTTAAGGCCGATGAGTATATCGGCATGTGTCGTCGAGAGGTCTTAGATGGCTTCTTGCGGGATCGGGCGGCGGCCCTAGGGGCAAAGCTAATCAACGGCACCGTCCATACCCTGGAGATGCCTAAGACCGAGAGCGACCCCTATACCCTGCACTATACTGATCACTCTGGCGGGCGGCCCGTGGGCGACACCAAGTCTTTGCAAGTAGATCTGGTGATCGGAGCCGACGGTGCCAATTCTCGGGTGGCTAAAGCCATCAAGGCTGGGGATTACAACTATGCGATCGCATTTCAAGAGCGCATTCGCCTCCCCGACGCTCAAATGGCCTACTACGAAGAATTGGCCGAAATGTACGTCGGCAACGATGTGTCTCCCGACTTCTACGCTTGGGTATTCCCGAAATACGATCACGTTGCCGTAGGGACTGGCACCATGCGGGTCAACCAGGCCAAGATCAAGCGGCTGCAAGCAGGGATTCGGGCGCGGGCGGCCAAGCGCCTAGAGGGTGGTGAAATCATTAAAGTTGAAGCCCACCCGATTCCAGAACATCCCAGGCCCCGCCGTGTAGTTGGTCGGGTAGCCCTGGTGGGAGATGCCGCCGGTACGGTCACAAAATCCTCCGGAGAAGGCATCTACTTCGCCGCCAAATCGGCGCGCATGTGTGCCGAGACCATTGTGGAATTATCCAAGCATGGGCAACGGATTCCCACCGAAGCCGATTTAAAGGTCTATATCAAGCGCTGGGATCGGGCCTATGGTATGACCTACAAAGTGCTGGATCTACTGCAGACAGTCTTCTATCGTTCTGACGCCGCTCGAGAAGCCTTCGTCGAGATGTGCTCTGACATGGATGTGCAGAAGCTGACCTTTGACAGTTATCTATACAAGACAGTCGTGCCCTCTAATCCCCTAGTGCAACTCAAGATCACGGCTAAAACTCTGGGGAGTTTGATGCGAGGCCATGCCTTAGCACCCACCCGTAGCTGGTAATCCTATCGCTTTTCTCTGCGTACCCAAGACCATGCCTGTGGCACTGACCTACCTTGGCCAGTGCCATTTTTTATAGCATTAGATGGCTGCAGTCACCTGGCTCTCACCTGTGGGCAGCTCTAAGCAATAGCCAGCTCCATAGATAGTCTTGATATATTTGGGATGACGGGGATCAGGTTCCAACTTGGTGCGCAGGTGTCGCACATGCACTCGAATGGTTTCGATATCGTCGTTCGGATCGTAGCCCCAGACTTCTCTAAGGATCTCGCTGGGAGATACGGTTTGACCATGGCGCTGCAGTAGGCAGTGCAGTAGCTCAAATTCTAAATGGGTCAGCTTGACAGTGTGATCAAACCAAATCGCTTCAAACCGCTCAGGAATCAACGTTAGGGGACCATAATTGAGGATCTCACTGTGTTTGGCCGCCTGGGGAATACGGTCAGTGCGACGCAGCAGGGCCCGGACCCGAGCTAGCATTTCCTCCAGCTCGAACGGCTTCGTTAGATAATCATCGGCTCCGGCATTGAAACCATCCACTTTGTCTTGAGTTTGTCCTAGAGCCGTTAGCATCAAAATGGGGATATCTGCTGTGCGGCCATCACGCCGTAATCGCTGACAGACTGTTAATCCGTCTACCTTCGGCAGCATCAAATCCAGCATGATCAGATCAGGCAATAGTTGAACGGCCAAGGCTTGACCCTTGACCCCATCACTTGCCTGGCTGACATCATACCCAGCCATCTCTAAGTTAACTGCAACTAGCTCCGAGATTGCAGGGTCATCATCAATGACGAGTATGCGAGACATCATGAAGAGCAGTTACGTCTATGTTGTTGAGTTAGATGAACTAACCTAGCGATCCTATAAAGATCTATATAGGTATTCAAAGTTTCCCTCATAGATTATAAACTCAGAGCCTAAATTCTCCTACTTTTGGGGCAAAGCTTTAAAGTCAGCTGCTCAGGAAGTCAGCCCATTCTTGACAACGGTATCCCCGACTACCTTGTCGGAGAGGTTGAATCACACGACGAGGTGCTTGGCTCAGTCTGTCCTGCATAGCCAAGGCAAAATCAAGCTGAAGGCAGCCCTTACCGCGGCAACCTCATGATTTTTCAGGACTCCGTAACTCCCCAGGCAGGATTCGAACCTGCGACCAATCGGTTAACAGCCGACCGCTCTACCGCTGAGCTACTGAGGATCGCGGAACCTATAGTAACGATAATCGGAACACTTTGGCAAGCATCACTTGTGCTTTGATGGTAATGGTCATTGCCAAGGTCTATGACTGCCCTGCTCGCTGGCGTAACCGGATAGCTAGCCATTACTCAACGCCGTGACGCATCCGCATCAACCGCTCTCTGGCCCCTGGATCTAGGTTATTCATCAGCCAGCCTCGGGCATATTTCCGAGTGTGTTTTTGGTGCTGCTTAATATGCTGTGTGCTCAGGGCTACGGCGGCAGAAAGTTGTTGGGCCGACATCCATTCGGCCCCATAGCCCAGTACGGTGAGTTGCTGGGCTCGGTCAGAGGTGGCTACGATTAGGCGCGGTGATGGGGATAGGGTTGCTTTATAGAATTGGGCGCACTGCTTTTCGATATAGCTATCCGCCGTTTGCCCGAAATCAGTGTATTGGACACTCAGGTGCTGAGTAATCACGTTTCGGGTGCCTGGTGCGGTTTGCCGATAGGCATCAAAAATAATAAAAGTGCCGAAGTTATTAAAGGCACTGTAGTTGGTTAGGGCTTCGATGAGTTGATCACGGGCAGCCTCTAGTCCATCTTGATCGCGAATTGCTGCCAGCCTAGACCAGGCTCCGATGATGTTATATCCATCTATCAGGACTTGTGCCGAAAAACTAGAAGGAGCCATAGAACATAGGTGAGACGGTATGGGAGCAATGCCCGCGCCAGGCTGACGGATGGTGCTGTTAGCTCCGAGAGTCAGGAACCAGGGCCCTAGGCGACTTACGGCTCGGTCTACTGGAGCACAATTTAACTAAAATATTGAGGAAAATGAATCGACAGTGCTGTGATCAAGGCTACGGCTGGGCCTTCAGTTTTTCCTTCAAACGGCTAGGCTGCCCCTGATCTGTGACTTGTCCTGCCTCTAATAGGAATGCCCGATCGCAGTAGTCAAGTTCTCCCAAGCGATGGGTAACCCAGAGAGCTGTAATTCCGTTCTGTTTGACAAGATGCCGAACCTGGATCACTAGGTCGATCTGGCTGTCAGGGTCCAGCAGGGCCGTGGGTTCATCTAGCAGCAAAATGTTGCAATGACGTGCGATCGCACCGGCAATCGCCACCCGTTGCTTTTGACCACCACTGAGGGCATAGATAGGGCGTCGTTTCAGATAAGTCAAATTAACAGCCGCTAAGGCTGCATCAACTCGCCGTCGAATGTCCGTAGGTGGCAAGCGCTCGGCTACCAAGCCAAAGGCAACATCGGCCCCCACCGTCGGCATCACCAATTGATGATCAGGATTTTGAAATACGAAGCCCACCGGAGCCTGCACCTGAAATGTTCCCGCTTGGGGCGCCAGCAAACCAGCCAAGATGCGCAGCAATGTCGACTTGCCACTGCCATTGGTCCCCAGCAGCATGCAAAACTCACCCGGTTGCACCGACAGAGAACATTGCCTCAGGACAGGATTTCCAGAGGGCCACGCAAAACACAGGTCTTTCAAGACAATCGCCGACACAGACTCCCCTACTGTTCTGAGGTGAGAGCAAAGAAGCCAGGCGGTCTTCCTGAAGCCGTTGCCGTACTAGTCTTCTCAAACATCTGCACAGCTGCCAACTCACTGATCAGAACAGTCAACTTCTTATGGGGTTGCTGGTCACAGGTCAACTCGAATAGCACCGGGTTCCCCGTGCGTAAAGCCTCAGATAACTTCCCATAGGTCGCTTCTGCATCCTCTTGAGTCTTTTTCTGCACGGATATTGGCAGAGGAGTATGCTTCAACGTCAACTCAATTGTGAACATAGATTACCGCACTCAGCATTAATGGTTAGATGATTGACAATCGCTTAACGGCAAAGCCCCGCTAAGCTCCTTTAGTATCTCAAATGACAGAGAATCTTGCCGACTCCATCGCCTTGTAGGCATAAACACTCAAGCTTGAAGGTGTATTTTTGACAGATCTCTAGAAGATTCTGAGGACTCTCTCTATAATGGTCAATACCGTAAAGAATAGTAAATACCGCTCATAATTCGTGACTTAGTATGCTCCCGCTTGGTGAGCTGTAGTGGTGAGCTGTAGTTCAGTCACGAAGCTTCAGCGGCGGCTTTATTTTCCGTAGTAGATATTTAATTCTGGAGTGAGCGTATGACCATAGCAATGGGACGCGCGCAAGCTCAGCGAGGATGGTTCGACGTTCTCGATGACTGGCTGAAGCGCGATCGCTTTGTGTTTATCGGTTGGTCTGGCCTACTGCTGTTCCCCTGCGCCTACCTGGCGATTGGGGGCTGGCTGACCGGTACCACCTTCGTCACCTCGTGGTATACCCACGGGTTAGCCTCCAGTTACCTGGAAGGCTGTAACTTTTTGACCGTAGCCATCTCCACCCCCCCCGACAGCATGGGGCATTCGCTGCTGCTGCTGTGGGGACCTGAGGCCCAAGGCGACTTTGTGCGCTGGTGTCAGATCGGTGGTCTATGGACCTTCACGGCCCTGCATGGCGCTTTTGGTCTCATCGGCTTCATGCTGCGTCAGTTTGAGGTTGCTCGTCTAGTGGGCCTGCGGCCCTACAACGCCATTGCCTTCTCCGCCCCGATTGCGGTATTTGTCTCGGTCTTTTTAATGTACCCGCTGGGGCAATCCAGCTGGTTCTTCGCCCCCAGCTTTGGCGTGGCAGCCATTTTCCGCTTTCTGCTGTTCTTCCAAGGGTTCCATAACTGGACCTTGAACCCGTTCCACATGATGGGGGTGGCTGGAGTGTTAGGCGGCGCCCTGTTGTGTGCCATTCACGGTGCCACCGTCGAGAACACCCTGTTCAAGGATGGGGAGAACGCCAACACGTTCCGTGCCTTTGAGCCGACCCAAGCGGAAGAGACCTACTCAATGGTGACGGCAAACCGATTCTGGTCTCAGATTTTCGGGATTGCCTTCTCCAACAAGCGCTGGCTGCACTTCT
This portion of the Halomicronema hongdechloris C2206 genome encodes:
- a CDS encoding response regulator transcription factor, which produces MSRILVIDDDPAISELVAVNLEMAGYDVSQASDGVKGQALAVQLLPDLIMLDLMLPKVDGLTVCQRLRRDGRTADIPILMLTALGQTQDKVDGFNAGADDYLTKPFELEEMLARVRALLRRTDRIPQAAKHSEILNYGPLTLIPERFEAIWFDHTVKLTHLEFELLHCLLQRHGQTVSPSEILREVWGYDPNDDIETIRVHVRHLRTKLEPDPRHPKYIKTIYGAGYCLELPTGESQVTAAI
- a CDS encoding NYN domain-containing protein, translating into MAPSSFSAQVLIDGYNIIGAWSRLAAIRDQDGLEAARDQLIEALTNYSAFNNFGTFIIFDAYRQTAPGTRNVITQHLSVQYTDFGQTADSYIEKQCAQFYKATLSPSPRLIVATSDRAQQLTVLGYGAEWMSAQQLSAAVALSTQHIKQHQKHTRKYARGWLMNNLDPGARERLMRMRHGVE
- a CDS encoding energy-coupling factor ABC transporter ATP-binding protein, with amino-acid sequence MSAIVLKDLCFAWPSGNPVLRQCSLSVQPGEFCMLLGTNGSGKSTLLRILAGLLAPQAGTFQVQAPVGFVFQNPDHQLVMPTVGADVAFGLVAERLPPTDIRRRVDAALAAVNLTYLKRRPIYALSGGQKQRVAIAGAIARHCNILLLDEPTALLDPDSQIDLVIQVRHLVKQNGITALWVTHRLGELDYCDRAFLLEAGQVTDQGQPSRLKEKLKAQP
- the chlP gene encoding geranylgeranyl reductase — encoded protein: MSLRVAVVGSGPAGSSAAETLAKAGIETYLFERKLDNAKPCGGAIPLCMVDEFDLPPEIIDRRVRKMKMISPSNIEVNIGSTLKADEYIGMCRREVLDGFLRDRAAALGAKLINGTVHTLEMPKTESDPYTLHYTDHSGGRPVGDTKSLQVDLVIGADGANSRVAKAIKAGDYNYAIAFQERIRLPDAQMAYYEELAEMYVGNDVSPDFYAWVFPKYDHVAVGTGTMRVNQAKIKRLQAGIRARAAKRLEGGEIIKVEAHPIPEHPRPRRVVGRVALVGDAAGTVTKSSGEGIYFAAKSARMCAETIVELSKHGQRIPTEADLKVYIKRWDRAYGMTYKVLDLLQTVFYRSDAAREAFVEMCSDMDVQKLTFDSYLYKTVVPSNPLVQLKITAKTLGSLMRGHALAPTRSW
- the psbD gene encoding photosystem II D2 protein (photosystem q(a) protein) gives rise to the protein MTIAMGRAQAQRGWFDVLDDWLKRDRFVFIGWSGLLLFPCAYLAIGGWLTGTTFVTSWYTHGLASSYLEGCNFLTVAISTPPDSMGHSLLLLWGPEAQGDFVRWCQIGGLWTFTALHGAFGLIGFMLRQFEVARLVGLRPYNAIAFSAPIAVFVSVFLMYPLGQSSWFFAPSFGVAAIFRFLLFFQGFHNWTLNPFHMMGVAGVLGGALLCAIHGATVENTLFKDGENANTFRAFEPTQAEETYSMVTANRFWSQIFGIAFSNKRWLHFFMLFVPVTGLWMASVGVVGLAVNLRAYDFVSQEIRAAEDPEFETFYTKNILLNEGIRAWMAPTDQPHQKFVFPEEVLPRGNAL